One genomic window of Arachis stenosperma cultivar V10309 chromosome 10, arast.V10309.gnm1.PFL2, whole genome shotgun sequence includes the following:
- the LOC130957006 gene encoding uncharacterized protein LOC130957006: MSVREAMERSLNGSKIILRLNEKLQVVGDGDGLLSGILEALGSDYNKFPICEKIWTKMQGKDRVYDDCIKEMFHFQEDSGGRIKKTFLQQMGRSWKDTRGRLYNSYYKLTRTLEQNLEKRPEGIPREHWRWFIDYHNDPATKEKISEIEQLDKSTRILSENDSLAQALGKEHSGRVRGIGFGPIPSQFFRPSLQPLVDRVQVEEAKRMLCELQVEVTNEKVKRKAMKDELAAAKTKRQTIESVLSYLAQQQGGELPPENTARMNSLDGYGEK; the protein is encoded by the exons ATGAGTGTGAGGGAGGCTATGGAGCGGTCTCTTAATGGTAGCAAGATCATACTCAGGTTGAATGAGAAACTGCAAGTAGTCGGAGATGGAGATGGCCTGTTGAGTGGCATTCTAGAAGCGTTGGGTTCTGATTACAACAAATTTCCTATCTGTGAAAAGATTTGGACAAAAATGCAGGGCAAAGACAGGGTTTATGATGATTGCATAAAG GAGATGTTCCACTTTCAGGAAGATAGTGGTGGTAGAATTAAGAAAACATTTTTGCAACAAATGGGGAGGTCCTGGAAGGATACAAGGGGGAGGCTGTATAACTCGTATTACAAACTAACAAGGACTCTTGAGCAGAATCTTGAGAAGCGCCCGGAGGGAATTCCTAGAGagcattggaggtggttcattgATTATCATAATGATCCTGCAACAAAG GAAAAAATATCTGAGATTGAGCAGCTGGATAAATCTACAAGAATATTGTCAGAAAATGATTCCCTTGCCCAAGCTCTTGGTAAAGAGCACTCGGGTAGAGTGCGTGGCATAGGTTTCGGGCCGATACCAAGTCAATTCTTCCGTCCGAGTTTACAGCCACTGGTGGATAGAGTTCAAGTAGAAGAGGCCAAAAGGATGCTGTGTGAACTACAGGTGGAGGTGACGAACGAAAAAGTAAAAAGGAAAGCAATGAAGGATGAATTAGCAGCAGCGAAAACAAAGAGGCAGACAATAGAGAGTGTGCTGAGTTATCTGGCCCAACAGCAAGGTGGGGAGCTGCCACCAGAGAACACTGCACGGATGAATTCTTTGGATGGATATGGCGAAAAATAG